From Scophthalmus maximus strain ysfricsl-2021 chromosome 14, ASM2237912v1, whole genome shotgun sequence, one genomic window encodes:
- the fancb gene encoding Fanconi anemia group B protein isoform X2, giving the protein MMEGSHSEELYRNPHLLSLSGKIIVFNHTPASCAKDGDRGESISHGHASFERASCRFLKAAPRAVAIGGMKTSAHVDIRCKCAVDVQRRVTTPCVLVTRRSEKGASFRYSLLTLSRSNRLEPCFEFTLPYEMKGSVLRGPTVLWSHAGHVFYTSLQAGEVRQRQIPLPLSHCVFGELPLHRGQVFVLGLHNECEDQTTSRVLGYMVESGQAFDGSVVLPLPYVGITRCMLVLSADKEDGALKVAAVAATSHQQLVYFQNGNVKDTCPLPFQLPEDIQLANTGRNGFLFVISFHQGHVCAVWKETFQIASCWSGVSSVHVDDFLGCGTDQILLFFRDGGVKGLPLDHFLITDLCGISYSHGQDTAAPKQTSPLPENNLLTLQALESRLQSGLTVLQELQREVRVKDRVVQQSVQALNDVSSGRELVLTPPEQEGLSALWDSDDESNDEASDDKTQDMPAVSSNPQIDKLWHRIAEDRIVVGVILMIDSSVPVASVSLSILTETGQSSTPAVIQTQSQVLWLPTPCPSSSSSASTLPEPAAKRCRQRIASTPNDLNTCRMAVTAVSRLTPLLNSGCVKCRVMLHYVQRQDAFSLLSSPTPVVLHCGQVAVDIRSDFQTQLLKNPKLKTDEVKEDLLCLLTVLDRWVFHIDSPDHSLGDIDGWIQKIVGCKRVDVSPQYLLFDSAGPSALILLGWRQITPFQGELSVHSSQLQMLKFLDSLLAYLPVSCSVQPVKDKNLPSVTHLCPC; this is encoded by the exons ATGATGGAGGGATCGCACTCGGAAGAGCTGTATCGAAAtccccaccttctctccctgAGTGGAAAGATAATCGTATTTAACCACACACCGGCGTCATGCGCCAAAGACGGCGACAGAGGTGAGTCAATTAGCCACGGCCATGCCTCGTTTGAACGGGCGAGCTGCAGGTTCCTGAAGGCGGCGCCCCGGGCAGTTGCCATCGGCGGCATGAAAACATCCGCTCACGtggacatcagatgtaaatgtgcCGTGGACGTTCAGAGGAGAGTCACCACGCCGTGCGTCCTAGTGACGCGGAGGAGTGAGAAGGGAGCCAGCTTCCGGTACAGTCTGCTCACACTGAGCCGCTCCAACCGACTGGAGCCCTGCTTTGAGTTCACACTGCCGTATGAAATGAAGGGCTCCGTCCTCCGCGGCCCCACGGTGCTGTGGAGTCATGCTGGCCATGTCTTCTACACATCTCTGCAGGCAGGAGAGGTGAGGCAGAGGCAGATCCCCCTCCCGTTGTCCCACTGTGTCTTTGGAGAGCTGCCCCTCCACAGAGGACAGGTGTTTGTTCTTGGCCTGCACAATGAATGCGAGGATCAGACCACAAGCCGAGTACTGGGCTACATGGTTGAGAGTGGACAAGCCTTCGACGGCTCTGTGGTTTTACCTCTCCCCTACGTTGGCATCACACGGTGCATGTTGGTGCTCTCAGCTGACAAAGAGGACGGTGCGCTGAAAGTCGCTGCGGTCGCAGCGACCTCGCATCAGCAACTCGTCTATTTCCAGAATGGAAATGTAAAAGACACGTGCCCGCTCCCCTTCCAGTTGCCTGAAGACATTCAGTTGGCCAACACTGGAAGGaatggcttcctgtttgtcataTCCTTTCACCAGGGGCATGTTTGTGCCGTATGGAAGGAAACATTTCAG AtagcctcctgctggtcaggTGTCAGCTCCGTCCACGTGGATGACTTCCTGGGATGTGGAACAGACCAGatcctgttgttttttaggGATGGAGGTGTAAAAGGGCTGCCACTGGATCACTTCCTTATCACTGACCTCTGTGGTATTTCATATTCT caCGGACAGGATACTGCAGCACCCAAGCAAACTTCTCCCCTGCCAGAGAACAACCTTCTCACTCTTCAAGCCTTGGAGTCCAGACTACAG AGTGGACTGACCGTGCTTCAGGAGCttcagagagaagtgagagTGAAGGACCGAGTTGTACAGCAGTCGGTCCAAGCACTCAATGATGTTTCCTCGGGGAGAGAACTTGTTCTCACACCGCCTGAGCAG GAAGGCCTCAGCGCTCTGTGGGACTCTGATGATGAGTCGAACGATGAGGCCTCGGATGACAAGACGCAAGACATGCCGGCAGTGTCTTCGAATCCTCAAATTGACAAGCTGTGGCATCGCATCGCAGAGGACCGAATAGTTGTGGGAGTGATACTGATGATCGACAGCTCTGT ACCAGTGGCCAGTGTGAGCTTATCCATCCTGACAGAGACGGGCCAGAGCTCAACGCCCGCGGTCATCCAGACCCAGAGCCAAGTGTTGTGGCTCCCCACACCCTgcccgtcatcctcctcctctgcctccaccttACCAGAGCCCGCAGCCAAAAGGTGCAGGCAGCGCATCGCCAGCACACCCAATGATCtcaacacatgcagaatggctGTGACTGCCGTGTCCAGGCTGACTCCTCTGTTGAACTCTGGCTGTGTCAAGTGCCGCGTCATGCTCCATTACGTCCAGAGACAAGATGCTTTTTCTCTCCTGAGCAGCCCAACACCGGTTGTCCTGCACTGTGGTCAAGTTGCTGTAGACATCCGCAGCGATTTCCAAACCCAATTGCTGAAAAACCCCAAACTTAAAACAG ATGAGGTTAAAGAGGACTTGCTGTGTTTGTTGACTGTGCTGGATCGCTGGGTCTTCCACATAGACTCTCCTGACCACAGCTTAGGAGACATAGATGGCTGGATTCAGAAAATAGTGGGTTGTAAAAGGGTAGACGTGAGCCCTCAGTATCTACTTTTCGATTCCGCTGGACCATCTGCTCTCATCCTGCTAGGCTGGCGTCAGATAACTCCTTTCCAGGGGGAACTATCTGTCCACTCCAG CCAGTTACAGATGCTTAAGTTCCTGGACTCTCTCTTGGCGTACCTGCCCGTGTCCTGCTCTGTCCAGCCTGTCAAAG ATAAAAACCTCCCCTCAGTCACTCACCTCTGTCCCTGCTAG
- the fancb gene encoding Fanconi anemia group B protein isoform X1 produces the protein MMEGSHSEELYRNPHLLSLSGKIIVFNHTPASCAKDGDRGESISHGHASFERASCRFLKAAPRAVAIGGMKTSAHVDIRCKCAVDVQRRVTTPCVLVTRRSEKGASFRYSLLTLSRSNRLEPCFEFTLPYEMKGSVLRGPTVLWSHAGHVFYTSLQAGEVRQRQIPLPLSHCVFGELPLHRGQVFVLGLHNECEDQTTSRVLGYMVESGQAFDGSVVLPLPYVGITRCMLVLSADKEDGALKVAAVAATSHQQLVYFQNGNVKDTCPLPFQLPEDIQLANTGRNGFLFVISFHQGHVCAVWKETFQIASCWSGVSSVHVDDFLGCGTDQILLFFRDGGVKGLPLDHFLITDLCGISYSHGQDTAAPKQTSPLPENNLLTLQALESRLQSGLTVLQELQREVRVKDRVVQQSVQALNDVSSGRELVLTPPEQEGLSALWDSDDESNDEASDDKTQDMPAVSSNPQIDKLWHRIAEDRIVVGVILMIDSSVPVASVSLSILTETGQSSTPAVIQTQSQVLWLPTPCPSSSSSASTLPEPAAKRCRQRIASTPNDLNTCRMAVTAVSRLTPLLNSGCVKCRVMLHYVQRQDAFSLLSSPTPVVLHCGQVAVDIRSDFQTQLLKNPKLKTDEVKEDLLCLLTVLDRWVFHIDSPDHSLGDIDGWIQKIVGCKRVDVSPQYLLFDSAGPSALILLGWRQITPFQGELSVHSSQLQMLKFLDSLLAYLPVSCSVQPVKGTRGPGAAHAFSLALEKEAVSLGECVSLLLSEKEEDEKRRNTGHDETGSVEGLQRCREAWQRDVERSRMRLSPLVDVGRYRKLTQSVFRVQLDGDLAALLEMQRTMPH, from the exons ATGATGGAGGGATCGCACTCGGAAGAGCTGTATCGAAAtccccaccttctctccctgAGTGGAAAGATAATCGTATTTAACCACACACCGGCGTCATGCGCCAAAGACGGCGACAGAGGTGAGTCAATTAGCCACGGCCATGCCTCGTTTGAACGGGCGAGCTGCAGGTTCCTGAAGGCGGCGCCCCGGGCAGTTGCCATCGGCGGCATGAAAACATCCGCTCACGtggacatcagatgtaaatgtgcCGTGGACGTTCAGAGGAGAGTCACCACGCCGTGCGTCCTAGTGACGCGGAGGAGTGAGAAGGGAGCCAGCTTCCGGTACAGTCTGCTCACACTGAGCCGCTCCAACCGACTGGAGCCCTGCTTTGAGTTCACACTGCCGTATGAAATGAAGGGCTCCGTCCTCCGCGGCCCCACGGTGCTGTGGAGTCATGCTGGCCATGTCTTCTACACATCTCTGCAGGCAGGAGAGGTGAGGCAGAGGCAGATCCCCCTCCCGTTGTCCCACTGTGTCTTTGGAGAGCTGCCCCTCCACAGAGGACAGGTGTTTGTTCTTGGCCTGCACAATGAATGCGAGGATCAGACCACAAGCCGAGTACTGGGCTACATGGTTGAGAGTGGACAAGCCTTCGACGGCTCTGTGGTTTTACCTCTCCCCTACGTTGGCATCACACGGTGCATGTTGGTGCTCTCAGCTGACAAAGAGGACGGTGCGCTGAAAGTCGCTGCGGTCGCAGCGACCTCGCATCAGCAACTCGTCTATTTCCAGAATGGAAATGTAAAAGACACGTGCCCGCTCCCCTTCCAGTTGCCTGAAGACATTCAGTTGGCCAACACTGGAAGGaatggcttcctgtttgtcataTCCTTTCACCAGGGGCATGTTTGTGCCGTATGGAAGGAAACATTTCAG AtagcctcctgctggtcaggTGTCAGCTCCGTCCACGTGGATGACTTCCTGGGATGTGGAACAGACCAGatcctgttgttttttaggGATGGAGGTGTAAAAGGGCTGCCACTGGATCACTTCCTTATCACTGACCTCTGTGGTATTTCATATTCT caCGGACAGGATACTGCAGCACCCAAGCAAACTTCTCCCCTGCCAGAGAACAACCTTCTCACTCTTCAAGCCTTGGAGTCCAGACTACAG AGTGGACTGACCGTGCTTCAGGAGCttcagagagaagtgagagTGAAGGACCGAGTTGTACAGCAGTCGGTCCAAGCACTCAATGATGTTTCCTCGGGGAGAGAACTTGTTCTCACACCGCCTGAGCAG GAAGGCCTCAGCGCTCTGTGGGACTCTGATGATGAGTCGAACGATGAGGCCTCGGATGACAAGACGCAAGACATGCCGGCAGTGTCTTCGAATCCTCAAATTGACAAGCTGTGGCATCGCATCGCAGAGGACCGAATAGTTGTGGGAGTGATACTGATGATCGACAGCTCTGT ACCAGTGGCCAGTGTGAGCTTATCCATCCTGACAGAGACGGGCCAGAGCTCAACGCCCGCGGTCATCCAGACCCAGAGCCAAGTGTTGTGGCTCCCCACACCCTgcccgtcatcctcctcctctgcctccaccttACCAGAGCCCGCAGCCAAAAGGTGCAGGCAGCGCATCGCCAGCACACCCAATGATCtcaacacatgcagaatggctGTGACTGCCGTGTCCAGGCTGACTCCTCTGTTGAACTCTGGCTGTGTCAAGTGCCGCGTCATGCTCCATTACGTCCAGAGACAAGATGCTTTTTCTCTCCTGAGCAGCCCAACACCGGTTGTCCTGCACTGTGGTCAAGTTGCTGTAGACATCCGCAGCGATTTCCAAACCCAATTGCTGAAAAACCCCAAACTTAAAACAG ATGAGGTTAAAGAGGACTTGCTGTGTTTGTTGACTGTGCTGGATCGCTGGGTCTTCCACATAGACTCTCCTGACCACAGCTTAGGAGACATAGATGGCTGGATTCAGAAAATAGTGGGTTGTAAAAGGGTAGACGTGAGCCCTCAGTATCTACTTTTCGATTCCGCTGGACCATCTGCTCTCATCCTGCTAGGCTGGCGTCAGATAACTCCTTTCCAGGGGGAACTATCTGTCCACTCCAG CCAGTTACAGATGCTTAAGTTCCTGGACTCTCTCTTGGCGTACCTGCCCGTGTCCTGCTCTGTCCAGCCTGTCAAAGGTACAAGGGGGCCGGGGGCAGCGCACGCGTTTTCTTTGGCGTTGGAAAAAGAGGCGGTGTCCCTCGGAGAGTGTGTGTCATTGCTCCTGTctgaaaaagaggaggatgagaagaggaggaacacCGGACATGATGAGACGGGTTCCGTAGAGGGGCTCCAGAGGTGTAGGGAGGCCTGGCAGCGGGACGTGGAGCGGAGTAGGATGAGGTTGAGCCCCCTGGTGGATGTGGGGCGGTATCGTAAACTGACCCAAAGCGTGTTCAGAGTCCAGCTCGATGGAGATTTGGCAGCTCTCTTAGAAATGCAGAGAACTATGCCCCACTGA
- the glra2 gene encoding glycine receptor subunit alpha-2 — MGKPPGMNRSFVRVVVALFTYFMETNDFRVVDAKEHDSRSSSNMSPSDFLDSLMGRTSGYDARIRPNFKGPPVNVTCNIFINSFGSIAETTMDYRVNIFLRQKWNDPRLAYSKYPDSSLDLDPSMLDSIWKPDLFFANEKGANFHDVTTDNKLLRIFKDGTVLYSIRLTLILSCPMDLKNFPMDTQTCTMQLESFGYTMNDLVFEWLENGAVQVSDGLTLPQFIMREEKELGYCTKHYNTGKFTCIEVKFHLERQMGYYLIQMYIPSLLIVILSWVSFWINMDAAPARVALGITTVLTMTTQSSGSRASLPKVSYVKAIDIWMAVCLLFVFAALLEYAGVNFVSRQQKEFLRLRRRQRKNQKDEDMREGRFSFAGYNMSQCLPTKDGSAVKNAAPAPNPQPLVPKDIDTMKKKFVDRAKRIDTISRAAFPLAFLIFNIFYWVTYKIIRHEDIHQK, encoded by the exons ATGGGGAAACCACCGGGAATGAATCGCTCCTTCGTCAGGGTTGTGGTCGCTTTATTCACGTATTTCATGGAGACTAACGACTTTAG AGTTGTGGATGCAAAGGAGCACGACTCCAGATCATCCTCCAACATGTCTCCATCAGACTTTCTGGACTCACTCATGGGTCGCACGTCTGGGTATGATGCACGAATAAGACCGAATTTTAAAG GTCCACCAGTTAATGTTACCTGCAACATATTTATCAACAGCTTTGGTTCTATAGCAGAAACTACAATG GATTACAGGGTGAACATCTTCCTGCGGCAGAAGTGGAATGACCCTCGGCTGGCGTACAGTAAATACCCCGACTCCTCCCTCGACCTGGACCCATCCATGTTGGACTCCATATGGAAGCCGGACCTTTTCTTTGCCAATGAGAAAGGAGCCAACTTCCACGACGTCACCACTGACAACAAGCTGCTGCGGATCTTCAAGGATGGGACTGTCCTCTACAGCATCAG GTTGACTCTCATCCTGTCTTGCCCGATGGATCTGAAGAACTTTCCCATGGATACCCAGACTTGTACGATGCAACTGGAAAGTT TTGGCTACACCATGAACGACTTGGTCTTCGAGTGGCTGGAGAACGGTGCGGTGCAGGTGTCAGACGGGCTCACGCTGCCCCAGTTTATCATGAGGGAAGAAAAGGAGCTGGGATACTGCACCAAACACTACAACACTg GAAAATTCACCTGTATTGAAGTGAAATTCCACCTGGAGCGCCAGATGGGCTACTACCTGATCCAGATGTACATCCCCTCCCTCCTGATCGTCATCCTGTCCTGGGTGTCTTTTTGGATCAATATGGACGCGGCTCCTGCCAGAGTGGCACTGGGCATCACCACTGTGCTTACCATGACCACGCAAAGCTCCGGCTCCAGAGCTTCTCTTCCAAAG gTTTCTTACGTGAAAGCCATCGACATCTGGATGGCTGTGTGTCTGCTCTTTGTATTTGCTGCACTGCTAGAATATGCCGGGGTCAATTTTGTCTCCAGGCAACAGAAAGAGTTCCTCCGCCTGAGGCGAAGACAAAGGAAGAATCAAAAG GATGAGGACATGCGTGAGGGCCGCTTCAGCTTCGCTGGCTACAACATGAGTCAGTGTCTGCCAACGAAGGACGGCTCAGCTGTTAAGAACGCTGCCCCGGCTCCGAACCCTCAACCGTTAGTCCCGAAAGACATAGACACCATGAAGAAGAAGTTTGTGGACAGAGCCAAGAGGATAGACACAATCTCCAGGGCTGCCTTTCCTCTGGCCTTCCTCATCTTCAACATCTTCTACTGGGTCACCTACAAGATCATCAGGCACGAGGACATCCACCAGAAGTGA